AGCAGGGCGCCCCGGCCGTCGAGGGCTACCCGGTGGACAACCAGGGCCAGCGGGTCGACCTCACCATGGCCTTCGTGGGGACCCGGGCGCTCTTCGAGGCGCACGGCTTCGTGGTGGCCGCACCCACCTCCTCGGTCTCCAACGGGTTCCCGCGGGTGCTGGTGCGCCACCACCCCGACGGCGGCGGGGCGGGCTGACCGCCGCCGGCCCCCCTCAGGCCAGGTCCTCCAGCACCCGCCGGGTGGAGTCCCACAGCCGGGCGCGGACCAGCGTCCCGGGCGGCGGCGACGGGTCGAGGACGGACAGCGCCCGGGCCACCTGGTCGGCGTCCAGACGGTGGGCCACCGTGGTGTGCGGGACCCACCGTCCGACCTCGCAGTGGGCGACGCAGGGCGGGCCGAGGAGCTCCTGCACGCCCGCGTGCAGGGCCAGCAGCCCGGTGCTCACCACCAGCGTCCGCACCAGCACGTAGGGGCCGCTGCCGAACACCGAGAGCGCCCCGAGCCGCAGCGGGAGGGGCAGCCCCTGCTGCAGCCGGTCGGCCAGCGCCTCCCGGGCCGGACCCCGGGGCCGGCCGCCGGCCGGGTCGTCGGCCAGCACGTCGTCGGAGTGGACGCTGAGCGTGACGTGCGGGCGGTTGGAGGTCGAGCGGTGACGCGACAGGTTGGGCAGGTCGAGGCGTTCCAGGGCCTCCCAGTCCGCGCGGAGGCGCGTCTCGAAGGGGTCGTCCGGAAGCAGCTCGACGTGCAGCACGCAGCCAGTATCGCCCGCCGGGGACGACCACCGGCCGGTGCCTAGACTCGGGGTCATGACGGAGAACCAGGCAGAGGGCGGGCGCGGGCAGGTGCCCGTCTACGCGGGGCAGACCGAGGACGGGCGCACCGTCGTGGTCACCCCCAACGGGATGGCGGTCGAGCAGGCCCCCGGCGCCGAGGGTGTCGAGGGCGAGGAGGTCGTGCCCGAGGTCGTCCAGGGCGGCCAGGAGGGCGAGGACGGCGGGGCCTCGGTGACCGACATGGTCGAGCAGCCCGCCAAGGTGATGCGGATCGGCACCATGATCCGCACCCTGCTGGAGGAGGTCAGGTCCTCCCCCCTCGACGACCCCAGCCGGGCCCGGCTTCGCGACATCCACGCCGGTGCGGTGCAGGAGCTCAAGTCCGGTCTCTCCGACGAGCTGGCCCAGGAGCTGGAGCGGCTGGCCGACCCCTTCACCGCCGACGAGGTCCCCTCCGACGCCGAGCTCCGGATCGCCCAGGCCCAGCTGGTCGGGTGGCTCGAGGGCCTGTTCCAGGGCATCCAGACCGCGCTCTTCGCCCAGCAGATGGCCGCCCGGGCCCAGCTGGAGCAGATGCGGCGCGCGCTGCCCGGAGGGGCGGAGCACCCGCCGCAGCCCGGACCGCAGCGCGGCAGCGGCATGTACCTCTGACCCACCTCCCCTCCCGCTCCACCACGGCGGGTGAATGCCTTTCGGCGTTCACCCGCCGTTCATTGTCTCGGGCCGTGGCCGCCGCTTTTCTCGACCTCCAGGAATAGCTGCGTCCTGCAAGGTCGTGGACCACTCAGAATGCATGAGTACCTGTACTCACAAGTGCTGAGGTAGGCGCACAGCGAGGTTCGGGTAGATGAGCACGCACAACCCCTGTGCAGAGGGGCGCGGGTCTGCCACGATTGGCGCGGCGCCGAAACGAGGGGGAACCGAACCGGGGGACCGGGACGTCACACCCTCCGGAAGCGCCACCTGAACCGCACATCCTGGGGGGAACCAGAATGCTTTCTACGAACGGCCCCGTGCCGAGCTGCACCGAATTCTCCGACCTGTTCCAGCACCCCGTGCTGGACGAGGGTCTGAGTGCCGGAGCCGACGCCGACGAGCGCCGCCAGGCCACCATGATGGTGCGCAAGGCCCGCAACATCTGCGAGACCTGCCCCCTGCTCAAGAGCTGCCTCTACGACGCCGTGGTCAAGCACGACGTCGCCGGCTTCGTGGCCCAGACCACGCAGCGCCAGCGCGGCGAGATCCGCCGCCGCCTCGGCATCACCGTCGTCCCCGAGGACCTCGACACCCTGGCTGGCGTGATGTCACCCAACCGCCAGGTCGACCACGACGAGGTGCTCCGCCTGCGCCGCGCCAACCCCGACGAGAGCCTGGAGACGCTGGCCCACCGCCTGGGCTGCTCCCTCTCCACCGTCAAGCGCCACCTGCGTCGCGCCCGCACCGACGCCGC
The sequence above is a segment of the Auraticoccus monumenti genome. Coding sequences within it:
- a CDS encoding 2'-5' RNA ligase family protein, with the protein product MLHVELLPDDPFETRLRADWEALERLDLPNLSRHRSTSNRPHVTLSVHSDDVLADDPAGGRPRGPAREALADRLQQGLPLPLRLGALSVFGSGPYVLVRTLVVSTGLLALHAGVQELLGPPCVAHCEVGRWVPHTTVAHRLDADQVARALSVLDPSPPPGTLVRARLWDSTRRVLEDLA
- a CDS encoding WhiB family transcriptional regulator; amino-acid sequence: MPSCTEFSDLFQHPVLDEGLSAGADADERRQATMMVRKARNICETCPLLKSCLYDAVVKHDVAGFVAQTTQRQRGEIRRRLGITVVPEDLDTLAGVMSPNRQVDHDEVLRLRRANPDESLETLAHRLGCSLSTVKRHLRRARTDAAGPQPEPTRRPRLDEVVAATQDVLAGSRRPRTAAPAERRVASTAA
- a CDS encoding bacterial proteasome activator family protein, giving the protein MTENQAEGGRGQVPVYAGQTEDGRTVVVTPNGMAVEQAPGAEGVEGEEVVPEVVQGGQEGEDGGASVTDMVEQPAKVMRIGTMIRTLLEEVRSSPLDDPSRARLRDIHAGAVQELKSGLSDELAQELERLADPFTADEVPSDAELRIAQAQLVGWLEGLFQGIQTALFAQQMAARAQLEQMRRALPGGAEHPPQPGPQRGSGMYL